The Pelecanus crispus isolate bPelCri1 chromosome 16, bPelCri1.pri, whole genome shotgun sequence sequence TGGGGAGCCGGccgggctctgctcccccagcccccgcggcaggggctgccgtggggctgaGCTCCGCGGCGCAGGGTCCGGCAGCAGCGAGGGTGCCCGGGGAGCACGGGGTGCCCAGCGGGGTGCCCGGCGAAGTGCCCGGTGAGGTGCCACTGTCCCACGatgcctcctcttcctccacagcGAGCGGGGCTGCAGCCTCCTGTCTGGGGGGAGAAACCTCTCCGTCCCCAAACGCTCCCTCCGCTCCCCTCTTACCgcagccgggcagccccggcagctTTCCCACGGCTGCCCCGGGCAGCCTCGAGTCCTGCTTGTCCTCTCCGTCCTCTTCGTCGGTGACGGGGTCCGGCGCCGAGTCTGGCCCCGAGTCCAAGTCGGCAGCAACACTGCAGGGAAAAAGGGATCCCTGAGCCACCAATGCCCTCGACCGCCGCGGGGGTCCCGCTATCGGGCTCCAGCCGGCCCCGCGCTTGCTTGGGGCACCCACGGTTCTCCCTGCCCGAgcaggagcggggctggaggcaACGTGGCGGCAGTGGCTCGGCACGGGCTCCACCGGCCTCCGCGCTCCCCGGCAGGGTCCGAGCTCAGCCCGACGGCTCCTGCCCGGCTCGCACTGCCGCCAGCTCCACGCACGCCTTTCCATTCCGGGAGAGGAGAAGGGTCATGTCTAAATATAGTTTCAACCCCATTAAAACGTTACCAAGTGAATCAATTGCAAACACaaccgctttttttttttttgtttgttccttaAGACTACTGGCAGCTTCCTGGGCTACTCGCAGGCAGCTACCACGCTGCGGGCACCTCTCCGCGCGGAAAGGGCTGGGAAGGAGCCTCAGGCACCCAAACACCTCTGCGCTGGCCGGGCTGGGGGTGTCGGGGTGTCCGGGTCGGGGCTCACCTGGAGCTCAGGGACACGGGGCTGCCCGGGCACTCGCCGCTTCTGGTGTCGGGGAGATCTGCAGCGTCTGAAAATGTTCCCGGGAGCTGCGGATGGAGCATCAGGGCCAGTGTGGTCCCCCAGATCTTTAGGGACCACCAACGCAGTGGGAGATGCCCGACTCTGAGCATCCCTGCCTGGTTCCCAGCACAGCCCGGTGAGGCACtggggctgtactgggagcactgggatcacTCACCTGCTGCCTGGGAGAGGGGGCCAAGCCGGGCAGGTCGAGGGGGATCTTCTTCAGCACCAGAGTCACCCCGCTCgccttctccagcagcttctTCGCCAGGTTGATGCGTGTCCAACCCACCTGCACGCACGCCCTGGtgagcccagccctggccccgtgcaccctcccagccccacggctcccGCATCCTGAAAACCCTCCCCGGCTGCAGCTCTGGCATCCCCCACATCCTCCCCTGCCACAGCTCCCACATCCCACACATCTCCCCGGCCATGGCTCCTGTGTGCTGCGCATTTCCCCAGCCACAGCTCCCACGTCCCCCAAATCCTCCTCTGCGGAGTCTCCCGCACCCTCCAACCCCCCCGGCAGTGGCTCCTCTGTCCCTCAGACCTTTCCCAGCCACGGCTCCTGCATTCTGCAGATCACAGCTCCCGCGTACCCCCAGAtccccctgcccgcagccccccaccttcccccaaatcctcccagccctgcagctccccgtCCACAACTTcactgccaaaaccagcaccacCCTCGAGACCCGCTCCTCTCCGACTCACCACCACCTGCTCGTTGACCTGCACGATCTCGTCTCCAGGCAGGATGAGGCCCCCGTGGGTGGCCAGGgcctggggcagaggcagggtggGAGCGGGGTGCCTGGCCCTGGGCGCtcgacccccccccccccgccccaactaATCCACACTCCGGAGCTCTCCTGGCCGGGGACAaccagggggtgggggggttaaCCATTAACCGGCAGCCTGACCTTGCACAGCACCGGCCAGATCGGCTGCTGGCATCAGGGTGCGGAGGAGGGCTCCCACCATGGCCCAGGCTGTGCTCACTCGTGAGACGAGTTGCACGGtctcagctgcaggcagccaccCCGAGCTctggggcggggctggggcagggtgggcaggatTAGGGCCCTAAAATGCTCGCAGGGTGCGGCCGGATGGGTTGCAGCTGGGATGGGTGGCATTCCCCATGGCAGGCACTAAAAGGGGATGACGGAGGGACAGCGTGGCATGGGGGGTGACAGGCTGAGAGGGGCAAGCCCCTCACTCACCTCCGAGGCGGTCGCAGACACAaagtgctggcaggagctggtggaggTGATCTCAAGGCCCTGGGGGGGATGGGAGGGAGGCGTaagtggggtgcagggggtgccggggggtcccagggcagTGGGGACTCACCAGCGGGGCGgtgaggagaggcagggggCTCCTCGGGGGGTCAGAAGGCAACATTGGGGTGTCAGGGGATGGCGGGGGGCTCCCCCATGGGCTGGCAGGCAGTGTCGGGGTGtggggggacagcggggagctgccccgcgggccggggggcagcaccagccccacgcgctgcagcacagccctgcagtccagcagcgccggggggctgcagcccacGATGCTCTTGCAGATGCCCACGATGTGCTGGCACTGCGGGTGAcagcagggggctgagggggggctCTGGGCCCCCCATGCCTGCCACCCCCTCCTCACCCAGCACTTACAATCTGCAGAATGTGGCCGTCCCTCTCAGCCGCGGGACAGTCCTGGAGGGACAAGACGCGGAGCTGAGCGGGACGGGATGGCCCAgtctccctccatcccagctgcGGGGGCCCACGGGGGACCCCCCAATACCACATCTCCCCTCACCCCAGCTCTCCCCCGCCTccagcaggcagagctttgggggACAGGAGAGCAGAAGGCCGGCTCCCCACCCCGGTGCCCATCACCGTGGCCTCGGGGCAGCGTGGCCACCCTGGGCACCCACCGCCTGCAGCGTCTCTGCCAGCTGGGTGCAGAGCAGGACGATGTCCCGGCTGGCCGAAAAGTCGTTGAGGGTGGAGAAGAGGTacctggggggggtgggcagagagctcagccccaggtgctgggggcacccagcacccacgggtgcccTCATCCCCCCCGGACCTGTTGAGCCAGGAGAAGAGCCCCTTGGCAGCCCCGACCAGGTCGACAACGTGGGCCAGGAGGGTGAGGGGGGGTGGtcggggggcagcccccgctgtcagcccccccagcaccaggctctgggtgccctgtgccagctcctgcagcctctccGTCAGCGTCCGCAGGCTGGTGCTCGCCAGCCCCGCGTCCTGGGCGAGGGACACAGGTGCTGGGGGaccggagggcagcggggggTCTCCGGGGtgccccggtgtccccatcTTCACCCAAACCAGTGTGCCCCCGATTCCCACCTCCACCCAGCTCAGGgtgcccccccatcccccctcCACTGAGCCCAAAGCACCCCCACGTCCTCCCTCTCCAGCCCAGGGTGCCCCTGAGTCCCCCCCCTCCACCCAGTGCAAGGTGCCCCTGTGTCCCCCGCCTCCACCCAGCCCAGGGTGCCCCCACATCCCGCCTCCACCCAACCCAAAGCACCCCCACAtccttccccacctccagcccagggtgcccccatgtccccccctcTCCACCCAGCTCAGGgtgtccccacaccccccctccACCCAGCCCAAAGCACCCCCATGTTCCCCCCCTCCACCCAGCTCAGGGTGCCCCTGCGTCCCCCCTCCACCCAGTCCAGGGTGCCCCTGCGTCCCAGCCCAAAGCACCCCCACGTCCTCCCCCTCCAGCCCAGggtgcccccatgtccccccgctCCACCCAGTGCAAGGTGCCTCCGTGTCCCCCTCCACCCATCCCAGGgtgcccccacatcccccctcCACCCAGCCCAAAGCACCCCCACATCCTCCCCCGCCTCCAGCCCAGGGTGCCCCTGCGTCCCCCCCTCCAACCAAGGTTTCCCCATTTTCCACCCAGCCAGAAGTGCCCCCGCATCCCCGCCTTCCACCGCGGGCGTCCcgcagcacccacgggtgccGGCACTCACCAGGGCGCGGAGCTGCTCCAcggcctccagcagcagctcctggtgccCCAGCCGCCACACGCCCAGCGCCTCCAGGGCCCCCGCCgacagccccagcagctggggccccgccagcccccagGCCTCGAAGGGGTACCCCTGCACCGCCGCGTCCAGCcctgccacagccctgccctaCAGCCAGCCGGACATGGCGGGGGGGGCCCAGCAACCCCCCGCTCGTGTCCCTGCTGGCCCCTGGCCGGGTGACCCCAGGGGGTGAGGCCTGGCTGCCGGAAAGGCGCCCTCCGTGCAATGAGTTTGTCCGGTCTCAGCCCATATGGCGGGGATGGccggacccccacccccagctggATCCAGGgactgacccccccccccccccccaggaacAAGGGGTGAGGGACGGGAAAGGGCTGCCACCCCCCCGCAGCCACGCC is a genomic window containing:
- the CNKSR1 gene encoding connector enhancer of kinase suppressor of ras 1 gives rise to the protein MEPVGTWGPAQAAAWLRGLDAAVQGYPFEAWGLAGPQLLGLSAGALEALGVWRLGHQELLLEAVEQLRALDAGLASTSLRTLTERLQELAQGTQSLVLGGLTAGAAPRPPPLTLLAHVVDLVGAAKGLFSWLNRYLFSTLNDFSASRDIVLLCTQLAETLQADCPAAERDGHILQICQHIVGICKSIVGCSPPALLDCRAVLQRVGLVLPPGPRGSSPLSPHTPTLPASPWGSPPPSPDTPMLPSDPPRSPLPLLTAPLGLEITSTSSCQHFVSATASEALATHGGLILPGDEIVQVNEQVVVGWTRINLAKKLLEKASGVTLVLKKIPLDLPGLAPSPRQQLPGTFSDAADLPDTRSGECPGSPVSLSSSVAADLDSGPDSAPDPVTDEEDGEDKQDSRLPGAAVGKLPGLPGCEEASWDSGTSPGTSPGTPLGTPCSPGTLAAAGPCAAELSPTAAPAAGAGGAEPGRLPREGSPPTGRRPKGVATRLSRRRVSCRDLGRVDCDGWLLKKKDHVAFMAQKWKRCWFVLKGHTLYWYHHPNDEKAAGLINVATYNLESTREQKKKYVFQLSHQRYKPFVFAAETLSDLSMWVSHLITAKTKYVLAHQSVPDREEDCYSETEAEDPDDESPRHGCDSPKKRLQNAPEKAQLFLAGGEPSSTASSPQGSPQPCSPMDPAGEDLECLMRCLKQGGVSLIGQQRFLTEEQCRKSFIRRNKNPHINEKVHAVRVLQSTLKAKLVELQALEQLLSDTTLTSEKFTRWKEEHQELQKWWAQQEGQDPDGGPRAEHSPPKEAAEP